One region of Nitrospirota bacterium genomic DNA includes:
- a CDS encoding efflux RND transporter periplasmic adaptor subunit — MKKYMAISILIIFLPILLISSGCSKKEDGKNSTERVINVITQPAEKKSLRPFVEAVGTLTPYEEVNISSEVDGRVTSVSILSDEGSVVNKGALLATVDDTDYTLAVKQSESALRQAEVSLANTKIEHTRKSALNREGLITKEEFDTISTRVSLSDAEVDKAKTVLDITKQRLSKTKIYSPIAGVIKEKRVSSGDNVRMGSNLFTIIQNDPLKLSFTVSERDAGKLKTGQDTSFKVDSLNDRVFNGRLSLIYPNLDDKTRTLRAEAVVPNSSGVLRPGLFARVTLYTASARSSVVVPVTAMLYEADQVKIFTVDGDIAREKFVKTGIRHGDLMEITEGLKEGEKVVIVGQQNLSDGVKVRINVAR; from the coding sequence ATGAAGAAATACATGGCTATTAGCATATTAATAATCTTTCTTCCCATCCTGTTAATAAGCTCAGGTTGCAGTAAAAAGGAAGATGGTAAGAATTCAACAGAGAGGGTTATAAATGTTATAACCCAACCGGCAGAGAAAAAGTCACTCAGGCCCTTTGTTGAGGCCGTCGGGACATTGACTCCTTATGAAGAGGTAAACATAAGTTCAGAGGTTGACGGCAGGGTGACGAGCGTATCAATATTAAGTGACGAGGGGTCAGTTGTAAACAAAGGTGCCCTGCTCGCAACTGTGGATGATACGGATTATACCCTTGCAGTAAAACAGTCTGAGTCTGCATTAAGGCAGGCAGAGGTTAGTCTTGCCAATACTAAGATTGAACACACCCGTAAGTCTGCACTTAATAGAGAAGGGCTTATTACAAAAGAAGAGTTCGATACCATATCAACAAGGGTATCACTTTCAGATGCAGAGGTGGATAAGGCTAAGACTGTCCTTGATATAACAAAACAAAGGCTCTCAAAGACAAAGATATATTCGCCGATCGCCGGTGTGATAAAAGAAAAGAGGGTTTCATCAGGAGATAATGTCAGGATGGGGAGTAATCTTTTCACAATCATCCAGAATGACCCGCTGAAACTCTCCTTTACAGTATCAGAAAGGGATGCAGGAAAGCTCAAGACAGGTCAGGACACATCATTTAAGGTAGATTCATTAAATGACAGGGTATTTAATGGGCGGTTAAGCCTTATATATCCGAACCTTGATGACAAGACAAGGACATTGAGGGCTGAGGCTGTAGTGCCTAATAGCAGCGGTGTATTAAGGCCGGGGCTGTTTGCAAGAGTTACACTGTATACGGCCTCTGCCAGGTCGTCTGTGGTTGTTCCGGTAACAGCAATGCTATATGAGGCTGACCAGGTAAAGATTTTTACTGTAGACGGGGATATTGCAAGAGAGAAATTTGTTAAGACAGGCATAAGGCATGGGGATTTGATGGAGATTACAGAGGGTTTAAAAGAGGGTGAAAAGGTGGTTATAGTTGGTCAACAGAATCTTTCAGACGGGGTAAAGGTAAGAATAAATGTGGCTCGCTGA
- a CDS encoding TetR/AcrR family transcriptional regulator, with translation MVKTTTKKKILESTLKLISEKGYLGTTTKDIAYESGITEVTLFRHFGTKERLFEEVLKCYTFLPKLKEVISEIEGDSINYGDTLKKISLRFFETLKERKSFVRILSSEMNVYPEKTREVFSKFIDETNKVLAGYFKSQQNVGILRRFDTEIGARGFLGMLFCYFNVEEIVMGKSISRKKMEKVIQEFVEIFVNGTLKV, from the coding sequence ATGGTAAAGACCACAACAAAAAAGAAGATCCTTGAATCCACCCTTAAGCTTATTTCTGAGAAGGGCTATCTTGGAACTACCACCAAGGATATTGCCTATGAATCCGGCATTACAGAGGTTACACTATTCAGGCACTTCGGCACAAAGGAAAGACTCTTTGAAGAGGTTCTGAAATGTTATACATTTCTTCCAAAACTTAAAGAGGTCATTTCTGAGATTGAAGGAGATTCTATCAATTATGGGGATACCCTGAAGAAAATCAGTCTGCGTTTCTTTGAGACATTGAAAGAAAGAAAATCATTTGTAAGGATTTTAAGTTCAGAGATGAATGTATATCCTGAAAAGACAAGGGAGGTTTTCAGCAAGTTCATTGATGAGACCAATAAGGTACTTGCAGGTTATTTTAAGTCACAACAGAACGTAGGAATCCTCAGGAGGTTTGACACTGAGATTGGCGCACGTGGTTTCCTTGGGATGTTGTTTTGTTATTTTAATGTTGAAGAGATTGTAATGGGGAAAAGCATATCACGAAAGAAGATGGAAAAGGTTATACAGGAATTTGTTGAGATATTTGTGAACGGGACATTAAAGGTATAA